The sequence GCATTAGCGGATCATGATTTAAAGCCTTTACAGCGCTCAGGTTGTACCCAAGCGCAGTATTTACAGCATGCGGCATGCAGAATAAAAGATTTTGTGGTACGGCAACTCCGCTGACAGCGTGTGGCTGGAGTGTCTTTCAGCTTTTTTCAGGTCGCTGCGAGTTGCTTGGCTACACAGAGTAATTGCTCGCGCATCCAGCGGTTGGCGGGATCTTGGTCGGCGCTACTGTGCCAAAATAGATGGCTTTCAATTGTTGGTATACCTGCTATAGGTAGTTCAATACTGTGCAGTCCGTGGCGGGCTGCAAAATGAGCTGGCGCGGTAATGGTTAAATCAGTGTTTTGTAAAACCGTGTGCGCCATTAAATAGTGTTGTGAGCGCAGCACTATATTGCGTTGTAAGCCCATTTTGCCCAAAGCTAAGTCGACTGGGCCTAAGCCGCTACGGCGCGAAGAAATGTGAATGTGCTGTGCATTTAAATACTGCTGAAGGGTGAGGCTTTTGTGTCCAGCTAAAGGGTGTCCTTGACGCATTGCACAAACATAGCTGTCTTCCAGCAGTTTTGTATGCAACAGCTGTGGGTCACTGTTTAAGGGTATGTCAATGGCGAAGTCTAAGTGCCCTGCGGCCAGCTCTTTGGCTGTATCACGGCGGCGTGCAAGCAAGCTTTCAATGCGTATATTGGGGGCCTGTGTGCTTAAGCGTTGAAAAGTCGCGGGTAGCAATATGTCTTCAATTAAGTCGGTCATGCTTAAACGAAAGGTTTTGTTGGCTTGGCTTGGGTCAAATACGCGACTGTCCTGAACAGACCCGCGCAGCAGTTGTAGAGCATTGCGTACTGGAGTGATAATGTTTTGCGCAAGCGGTGTGGGCGTCATGCCGTGCGCGGTGCGGATAAACAGCGGGTCATTAAAGGTGATTCTAAGGCGTGATAATGCATTGGAAGCGGCAGGTTGGGTGATGCCCATGATTTGTCCT comes from Pseudomonas sp. C27(2019) and encodes:
- a CDS encoding LysR family transcriptional regulator, yielding MNLSNIDLNLFIVFDAIYTEGNLTRAGQIMGITQPAASNALSRLRITFNDPLFIRTAHGMTPTPLAQNIITPVRNALQLLRGSVQDSRVFDPSQANKTFRLSMTDLIEDILLPATFQRLSTQAPNIRIESLLARRRDTAKELAAGHLDFAIDIPLNSDPQLLHTKLLEDSYVCAMRQGHPLAGHKSLTLQQYLNAQHIHISSRRSGLGPVDLALGKMGLQRNIVLRSQHYLMAHTVLQNTDLTITAPAHFAARHGLHSIELPIAGIPTIESHLFWHSSADQDPANRWMREQLLCVAKQLAAT